One window of Alkaliphilus metalliredigens QYMF genomic DNA carries:
- a CDS encoding glucose-6-phosphate isomerase, producing MSGIRFDYSKASGYINTHELDYLGKMTETAHQLLHEKTGAGNEFLGWLDLPKNYDQDEFQRVQNCAEKIKNDSDVLIVIGIGGSYLGSRAAIEMLTHTFHNSLPKDKRQGPEVYFAGHNISSTYLKHLLDIIEGKDISLNVISKSGTTTEPALAFRVLKEYMEKKYGKEETTKRIYATTDQAKGALKQLADEEGYESFIIPDDVGGRFSVLTAVGLLPIAAAGINIEEVMQGAKQALQDFNHSNIDKNSCYQYAIVRNALYRKGKTTEIMVNYEPALHYIGEWWKQLFGESEGKDQKGIFPASVSFSTDLHSMGQYIQEGMRNIFETVLHVENTQEKMIIQPTDADLDGLNYLAGKTVDFVNEKAFEGTLLAHTDGGVPNLIIHIPEITPYYFGYLVYFFEKACAISGYLLGVNPFDQPGVEAYKKNMFALLGKPGFEEAQRELQKRLEK from the coding sequence ATGAGTGGAATTAGATTTGATTATTCAAAGGCATCAGGTTATATCAATACCCATGAACTTGATTATTTAGGAAAAATGACAGAGACAGCACATCAACTGCTCCATGAAAAGACGGGAGCTGGGAATGAATTTTTAGGCTGGTTAGATCTTCCAAAGAACTATGATCAAGATGAGTTTCAACGAGTTCAAAACTGTGCAGAAAAAATCAAAAATGATTCGGATGTTTTGATTGTGATTGGGATTGGGGGTTCTTATTTAGGCTCTAGAGCAGCCATTGAGATGCTGACACATACATTTCATAATTCACTACCGAAGGATAAACGCCAAGGACCTGAGGTTTACTTTGCGGGACACAACATTAGTTCAACATATTTGAAGCATCTCTTGGACATCATCGAAGGAAAAGACATTTCATTAAATGTCATCTCAAAATCAGGAACAACCACTGAGCCAGCCCTTGCCTTTAGAGTTTTAAAAGAATATATGGAAAAGAAATATGGCAAGGAAGAAACAACAAAACGAATTTATGCCACCACAGATCAAGCAAAGGGGGCCCTCAAGCAGTTAGCCGATGAAGAGGGATATGAAAGTTTTATCATACCCGATGATGTAGGGGGACGATTTTCAGTACTGACAGCTGTGGGATTGCTGCCCATTGCTGCAGCAGGGATTAATATTGAAGAAGTGATGCAGGGAGCCAAGCAGGCTCTACAAGATTTCAACCATTCCAATATAGATAAAAATAGTTGTTATCAGTATGCCATTGTGCGAAATGCCCTATATCGAAAGGGAAAGACAACAGAAATCATGGTGAATTATGAACCGGCACTACATTATATAGGAGAATGGTGGAAGCAGTTGTTTGGAGAAAGTGAAGGAAAGGATCAAAAAGGCATCTTTCCCGCATCCGTAAGCTTTTCCACAGATCTACACTCCATGGGACAATATATTCAAGAGGGAATGCGCAATATTTTTGAAACAGTGCTCCATGTAGAAAATACCCAGGAGAAAATGATCATTCAGCCCACAGATGCAGATTTAGATGGCTTAAATTATTTAGCTGGAAAAACTGTGGATTTCGTTAATGAAAAAGCATTTGAAGGTACACTCTTAGCCCATACAGATGGCGGCGTGCCTAACTTGATTATCCATATTCCAGAGATAACACCCTATTATTTTGGTTATCTTGTCTATTTCTTTGAAAAGGCATGTGCCATCAGTGGATACCTCCTAGGGGTCAATCCCTTTGATCAGCCTGGGGTGGAGGCCTATAAAAAGAATATGTTTGCATTACTTGGAAAGCCAGGCTTTGAGGAAGCCCAAAGGGAGCTTCAGAAGAGATTAGAAAAATAG
- the murI gene encoding glutamate racemase — protein sequence MKEEIRKLPIGVFDSGVGGISVLADLISQLPEESYVYYGDSGNAPYGIKSKDEVKKLSFDVVEFLLAQGIKALVVACNTATSAAIDELRASLDIPVIGMEPALKPALELHPSGRVIVMATPVTLREKKFNTLIDRFNDCGEVIKLPCPGLVEIIEREGARGPALETYLEKLFSPFNMEEIDAIVLGCTHYVFVRESIAEMIGNHAALIDGNGGTAKHVRRLLQEENLLVSQFKDLSSKETSVTLYNSSQDEQIKELGNTLLLHRLTYLNWQGQLNHIML from the coding sequence ATGAAAGAAGAAATTCGGAAGTTACCCATCGGTGTTTTTGACTCAGGAGTAGGGGGGATCAGTGTATTGGCTGATCTAATCTCCCAGTTGCCAGAAGAAAGCTATGTTTATTATGGAGACTCTGGCAATGCCCCCTATGGAATCAAAAGCAAGGACGAAGTGAAAAAACTTTCCTTTGATGTAGTGGAGTTTTTATTAGCCCAAGGAATTAAGGCACTGGTTGTTGCCTGTAACACAGCAACCAGTGCTGCGATAGATGAATTAAGAGCCTCCTTGGATATCCCAGTTATTGGAATGGAACCAGCCTTAAAGCCCGCCTTAGAGCTACATCCTTCTGGAAGAGTTATCGTCATGGCAACGCCTGTGACATTAAGAGAAAAAAAATTTAATACACTCATTGATCGATTCAATGATTGCGGTGAGGTGATTAAGCTACCTTGTCCTGGTTTAGTGGAAATTATTGAAAGAGAAGGGGCTAGGGGACCAGCCCTAGAGACATATTTAGAAAAGCTATTCTCTCCATTTAATATGGAGGAGATAGATGCCATTGTATTAGGTTGCACCCATTATGTCTTTGTAAGGGAATCCATCGCCGAAATGATTGGAAATCATGCGGCATTAATAGATGGCAATGGGGGAACAGCAAAGCATGTTAGACGATTATTACAAGAGGAAAACCTGCTGGTATCACAATTCAAGGATTTATCAAGTAAAGAAACAAGTGTGACGCTATATAACTCTAGTCAAGATGAACAAATAAAGGAATTAGGTAATACATTGCTGTTACATCGATTGACATATTTAAACTGGCAAGGACAACTAAATCACATTATGCTATAA
- a CDS encoding LytS/YhcK type 5TM receptor domain-containing protein: MIIEIIVSLANKLGIIIILAILISKIGIFRKLVTKKNITIIDKIILAVVFGAIGILGTYSSVPVNGAIANTRVVGVMVGGLLGGPVVGVMAGMIAGGHRYVIDIGGFTALACAVATIIEGFIGGYAHFYIKNKSQKWKYTLFIGIFAEIVQMAIILLIARPFGDAFTLVKIILLPMVLVNSIGISLFIGIIENIHQEYERIAAGQAEKTLKIANQTLPYFRQGLNEEVAKEVVNIIYHTVDVAAVTITNCKEILAHKGAEEDHHVPMCKLQTQSTRDVVISGEHRVIFHQRDIQCDQPKCQLKSVIIVPLKEREEVVGTLKLYKREENSITTLDVELALGLAQLFSTQIELSRLDYQKKLLAEAELKTLQAQINPHFLFNTINTIVSFVQVDPTQAKQLLISLADLFRKSLSNNQDMVDMETEIEHVASYLEIEKARFGDQLKVKYELQENITCKLPPLILQPLVENAVIHGILPKRGGGEIKILSKKLENCVLLEIVDNGLGISQERLLTILKPVIDSKSVGLMNVNKRLINLYGEAYCLEVSSEVDHGTKIQVKIPC, from the coding sequence GTGATTATAGAAATCATTGTTTCTTTAGCCAATAAGCTAGGAATTATTATTATTCTTGCTATACTCATATCTAAAATAGGTATTTTTAGAAAATTAGTGACGAAAAAAAATATCACTATCATTGACAAGATCATACTAGCCGTGGTATTTGGTGCCATTGGCATATTAGGAACCTATTCAAGTGTCCCTGTTAATGGTGCCATTGCCAATACAAGAGTAGTGGGAGTTATGGTGGGAGGACTTTTAGGTGGACCGGTAGTAGGTGTGATGGCAGGCATGATTGCTGGTGGACATCGATACGTAATTGATATTGGTGGATTTACAGCATTGGCATGTGCAGTTGCTACAATCATTGAAGGATTCATAGGTGGATATGCCCATTTTTATATTAAAAACAAAAGTCAGAAGTGGAAATATACTCTATTTATCGGAATTTTTGCAGAAATTGTTCAAATGGCAATTATTTTACTGATTGCACGACCCTTTGGGGATGCCTTTACGCTTGTGAAGATTATTTTACTACCCATGGTTCTAGTCAATTCTATTGGGATCTCATTGTTTATTGGTATTATTGAAAATATTCATCAGGAATATGAGCGAATTGCAGCAGGTCAAGCTGAGAAGACCCTGAAAATTGCTAATCAGACATTACCTTATTTCAGGCAAGGATTAAATGAAGAAGTGGCAAAAGAAGTTGTGAATATTATCTATCATACTGTTGATGTTGCAGCAGTCACTATTACAAATTGCAAGGAGATTCTAGCACATAAAGGAGCCGAAGAGGATCATCATGTTCCTATGTGCAAACTCCAAACCCAGTCTACAAGAGATGTGGTTATATCAGGAGAACACAGAGTAATCTTTCACCAACGGGATATTCAATGCGATCAACCCAAGTGCCAATTGAAGTCAGTTATTATTGTACCATTAAAGGAAAGAGAAGAAGTGGTAGGAACCCTCAAGCTATATAAGCGTGAAGAAAACAGTATCACGACCCTAGATGTGGAGTTAGCTTTGGGATTAGCTCAATTATTTTCAACGCAAATAGAGTTGAGTCGTTTGGATTATCAGAAGAAACTTTTGGCAGAGGCAGAACTAAAAACATTACAGGCTCAAATCAATCCTCATTTTTTATTTAATACAATCAATACCATTGTCTCTTTTGTCCAGGTTGACCCAACTCAAGCAAAGCAGCTGTTAATTTCTCTGGCGGACTTATTTAGAAAGAGTCTAAGTAATAATCAAGATATGGTAGATATGGAAACAGAGATCGAACACGTGGCTTCTTATTTAGAGATTGAGAAGGCTAGATTTGGGGATCAATTAAAAGTAAAGTATGAACTACAGGAGAACATAACCTGTAAGCTACCTCCCCTTATCTTACAACCACTTGTTGAAAATGCAGTCATTCATGGAATACTACCCAAGCGAGGTGGGGGAGAGATTAAAATTTTATCTAAAAAACTAGAAAATTGTGTTCTCTTAGAAATCGTTGATAATGGGTTAGGTATCTCTCAAGAGAGGCTATTAACAATACTAAAACCTGTCATTGACTCTAAATCTGTTGGGTTAATGAATGTCAATAAACGCTTAATTAATCTCTATGGAGAAGCATACTGTCTAGAGGTAAGTAGTGAAGTCGATCATGGAACAAAAATTCAGGTCAAGATACCCTGTTAA
- a CDS encoding LytR/AlgR family response regulator transcription factor, with the protein MVQKILIVDDERPARLNLINSLKDYGQFQVVAEASNGEDAIGFCKENTVDIVFLDIQLQDMTGFDVANELMALHRVPKIIFATAYNQYAIEAFEYSAIDYLLKPIDDIRFKKTMEKLLQEKEVHSEKALDKVKVLLEKHLDTEHKKQKITLEKEGKLFVLCINDIIFIETDERNTKVVSKRGIFISNVTMVEWTERLEQYGFFRPHRSFLINLDEIDEVIPWFNHSFQVKMRGYGQGDIPISRNKAKVFKGLVGLD; encoded by the coding sequence GTGGTTCAAAAAATTTTAATTGTTGATGATGAAAGACCAGCTAGGTTGAACTTAATCAATTCACTAAAGGATTATGGACAATTTCAGGTAGTAGCAGAAGCATCTAACGGAGAAGATGCGATTGGTTTTTGTAAGGAAAATACAGTGGATATTGTTTTTTTAGATATTCAACTCCAGGACATGACAGGGTTTGATGTGGCCAATGAACTAATGGCTCTCCATAGAGTACCTAAAATTATATTTGCCACGGCCTATAACCAATATGCCATCGAGGCATTTGAGTATTCTGCGATTGATTATTTATTGAAACCAATAGATGATATACGTTTTAAAAAAACCATGGAAAAGCTACTCCAAGAAAAAGAGGTACATTCAGAGAAGGCATTAGACAAAGTAAAAGTTTTATTAGAGAAACATCTTGATACAGAGCACAAGAAGCAAAAAATTACACTAGAGAAAGAGGGAAAACTATTTGTCCTCTGTATTAATGACATCATATTTATAGAAACTGATGAGCGTAATACAAAGGTAGTGAGTAAAAGAGGAATCTTTATTAGTAATGTCACCATGGTGGAATGGACTGAACGTCTAGAACAATATGGATTCTTTAGGCCCCATAGAAGCTTTTTAATTAATCTAGATGAAATAGACGAGGTTATTCCTTGGTTTAATCATAGTTTTCAGGTTAAGATGAGGGGTTATGGTCAAGGGGATATTCCAATAAGCAGAAATAAAGCAAAAGTATTTAAGGGATTAGTGGGGTTAGATTAA
- a CDS encoding carbon starvation CstA family protein, translating to MSALFLVLFSIVAMLVAYVTYGAWLTKQWGVDDRKTPAHTRGDGVDYVPAKSPVLLGHHFASIAGAGPIVGPIAAAIFGWIPVLLWIIVGSIFFGGVQDYGSLLASIRHEGKSIGEVIEVNMGRSGKRLFAGFAWLTLLLVVAAFTNIVANTFVSVPEAATASVLFIGLAVVFGFAVHRRGVSLGIGSVIGVILLFGCIALGNLFPLALSRNVWIAILLGYIFVASVTPVWILLQPRDYLNSFLLYFMMAGAVLGLLITRPTIVLAGYTGFNINGQYLFPMLFVLVACGAISGFHSLVGSGTTSKQLDRESDAKVVGYGSMLIEGVLATVAIITAAYITQDQLTALLANGGPVNVFSDGIGVFMTSFGIPFTIGKSFVALAVSAFALTSLDTATRLGRFILQEFFAQEGADKKNPLTNMYVATGITAGLGGLLAVTSWEAIWPIFGSANQLLAALSLMAIAVWLKKTGKNNVMFIFPMIFMFAVTLLALVFLIRDNLATGNWILVFFPVVLFGLSLVLAYQGYVHLSKKEETTKA from the coding sequence ATGAGTGCACTATTCTTAGTACTTTTTTCAATCGTAGCAATGTTAGTGGCCTATGTAACTTATGGTGCTTGGCTAACAAAACAGTGGGGGGTAGATGATAGGAAAACACCAGCCCATACAAGAGGTGATGGTGTTGATTATGTGCCTGCTAAGTCACCTGTATTATTAGGACATCATTTTGCATCCATAGCAGGAGCTGGCCCCATTGTAGGACCAATAGCTGCAGCAATATTTGGATGGATTCCTGTATTACTTTGGATTATTGTAGGTAGTATTTTCTTTGGTGGGGTACAAGATTATGGGTCTCTACTTGCTTCGATTCGACATGAGGGGAAATCAATTGGAGAAGTAATTGAAGTCAATATGGGTAGAAGTGGTAAACGATTGTTTGCAGGATTTGCTTGGTTAACACTGCTACTTGTTGTGGCGGCATTTACTAACATCGTTGCCAACACATTTGTCAGTGTTCCCGAAGCGGCAACAGCTTCCGTTCTATTTATTGGATTAGCGGTTGTATTTGGTTTTGCGGTTCACAGAAGAGGTGTTTCTCTTGGAATCGGAAGTGTGATTGGGGTTATACTATTGTTTGGATGTATTGCACTGGGAAATCTATTTCCATTGGCATTAAGTAGAAATGTTTGGATCGCTATTTTACTAGGATATATCTTTGTGGCTTCTGTTACACCAGTTTGGATACTATTACAGCCTAGAGATTACTTGAACTCTTTTTTATTATATTTTATGATGGCGGGTGCAGTATTAGGATTGCTGATTACGAGACCAACAATTGTATTAGCTGGTTATACAGGTTTTAATATTAACGGACAATATTTATTTCCAATGTTATTTGTTTTAGTTGCTTGTGGAGCCATTTCAGGATTCCATTCCTTGGTTGGTTCTGGAACAACGTCAAAACAACTAGATAGAGAAAGTGATGCAAAGGTTGTGGGCTATGGTAGTATGTTGATAGAAGGGGTATTGGCTACGGTTGCCATTATCACAGCAGCATATATAACACAGGATCAACTAACTGCTTTGTTAGCAAATGGAGGACCAGTAAACGTGTTCTCAGACGGAATTGGCGTCTTTATGACTAGCTTTGGTATTCCATTTACCATTGGAAAGTCCTTTGTTGCTTTGGCAGTATCAGCCTTTGCTTTAACAAGTCTTGATACAGCCACAAGATTAGGAAGATTTATTTTACAAGAGTTTTTTGCTCAGGAGGGTGCAGATAAAAAAAATCCATTAACAAATATGTATGTAGCAACAGGGATTACAGCAGGTTTAGGTGGATTGTTGGCGGTTACCTCATGGGAGGCGATTTGGCCAATATTTGGTTCTGCAAATCAATTATTAGCAGCATTGTCCTTGATGGCAATTGCAGTATGGTTAAAGAAAACTGGAAAGAACAACGTCATGTTTATTTTCCCAATGATTTTCATGTTTGCTGTCACATTGTTAGCCCTAGTATTCTTAATCCGAGATAATTTAGCTACGGGTAACTGGATACTTGTTTTCTTCCCAGTTGTGTTATTTGGGTTATCATTAGTACTAGCATATCAAGGATATGTTCATTTATCAAAGAAAGAAGAAACCACAAAGGCATAA
- a CDS encoding YkoF family thiamine/hydroxymethylpyrimidine-binding protein, with product MIHAEVALYPLKTNRASETINNSISTLENQGIEYEVGPMATHFHGSEEQVWNGLRSLFGEAQQAGEVSMVVTITNAAD from the coding sequence ATGATTCATGCAGAAGTAGCGCTATATCCTTTAAAAACAAATCGAGCCAGTGAAACAATAAACAACTCGATTAGTACATTGGAAAACCAAGGGATTGAGTATGAGGTAGGACCAATGGCAACGCATTTTCACGGTTCGGAAGAGCAGGTGTGGAATGGTTTAAGAAGTCTATTTGGTGAAGCACAGCAAGCGGGAGAAGTGAGTATGGTTGTCACCATTACAAATGCTGCTGATTAA
- a CDS encoding Sapep family Mn(2+)-dependent dipeptidase: MKTLKEIATQLEKDLVDSIQSLVKIESVEGEAQQGKPFGSAVDEALRYTLSLGEELGFRTFYGEGYYGYIEMGQGDELVGILAHLDVVPVENPDQWSHPVFEGEIHEGKLYGRGAVDDKGPLLAALYAMKAVAEASIPLHKRVRLILGTNEETKWQGIVRYLQQEEVPSIAFTPDSDYPLINAEKGLLQVKLSPNTPDPPPPFKLTGGGTLNSVPDYCTYEGEDIDSLTELATSLGYTHKALERNFSISGKSAHSAKAWLGENAISRMAILLTKAKFTSPLIAFIAEQLGEDVYATTLFGSYEDEVSGKITLNPAGITINQEEESLSVDIRYPVTKTKEDVLAILEKALSSYEIQLEVLDHLPSLHVPLDHPLVKTLRQIFEEETGLDSTPLSTGGATYARALDNCVAFGPLFPGKTKMAHQTDEYVDLDDLMKSLYMYARAIASLAE, translated from the coding sequence ATGAAAACTTTAAAAGAAATCGCCACACAGCTAGAAAAAGACTTGGTTGATTCGATACAATCACTTGTGAAAATCGAAAGTGTGGAAGGCGAAGCCCAGCAGGGTAAGCCCTTTGGTTCTGCTGTAGACGAGGCCCTTCGCTACACTTTATCCCTAGGAGAAGAGCTAGGCTTTAGAACCTTTTATGGAGAGGGATATTATGGATACATTGAAATGGGTCAAGGGGATGAGCTGGTTGGTATACTAGCTCATTTGGATGTTGTGCCTGTAGAGAATCCAGATCAATGGAGTCACCCTGTCTTTGAGGGAGAGATTCATGAAGGAAAATTATATGGTCGTGGTGCTGTAGATGACAAGGGCCCTTTATTGGCTGCACTTTATGCAATGAAGGCTGTAGCCGAAGCTTCCATTCCCTTACATAAAAGAGTCCGTTTAATTTTAGGGACAAATGAAGAAACAAAGTGGCAGGGAATCGTCCGCTACCTCCAACAGGAGGAGGTTCCTAGCATCGCTTTTACTCCTGACTCTGACTATCCACTGATTAATGCTGAAAAGGGACTACTACAGGTAAAACTTTCACCTAATACACCTGACCCTCCCCCTCCATTCAAGCTCACTGGAGGTGGCACATTGAATAGCGTCCCAGATTACTGTACCTATGAAGGTGAGGACATTGACTCCTTAACAGAACTAGCTACATCCTTAGGGTATACCCACAAGGCTTTAGAAAGAAACTTCTCTATTTCAGGAAAATCTGCTCACTCTGCAAAGGCTTGGTTAGGTGAAAATGCCATTAGTCGAATGGCCATACTGCTAACTAAGGCTAAATTCACTTCACCATTAATTGCTTTCATTGCAGAACAGCTTGGGGAAGATGTTTATGCCACGACTCTATTTGGTAGCTATGAGGATGAGGTATCAGGTAAAATTACCCTCAACCCAGCTGGAATCACAATCAATCAAGAGGAGGAGAGTCTTTCCGTTGATATTCGCTATCCTGTAACCAAAACAAAAGAGGATGTGTTAGCTATTTTAGAGAAAGCCCTCTCTTCCTATGAAATACAATTAGAGGTATTGGATCATTTGCCATCGTTACATGTCCCTCTAGATCATCCTTTAGTGAAGACCTTAAGGCAGATCTTTGAAGAAGAGACAGGCTTAGATAGCACACCCTTATCTACAGGAGGGGCCACATACGCTAGAGCGTTGGATAATTGTGTTGCCTTTGGTCCTCTTTTTCCTGGGAAAACCAAAATGGCTCACCAGACCGATGAGTATGTTGACTTAGATGACTTAATGAAAAGTCTTTATATGTACGCCAGGGCGATTGCCAGTCTTGCAGAATAG